One window of the Conexibacter sp. SYSU D00693 genome contains the following:
- a CDS encoding GTP-binding protein, translated as MGPSGSELGARLRDRDLSAAPAVLNLVETQTPQAREEVAELLRAVAPGALGGEAPGHVVGVTGPPGAGKSSLLSELVAEWRRQGRTVAVLAVDPSSRRSGGSLLGDRARIAFDPEDRGCFIRSTAAGRRLGGLAPATRAAAHALAAAFDVVVIETVGVGQSETEVADVADTVAVVVQPGSGDALQFLKSGIMEVPDVLVVTKADLGQIAQRARRDLHAALRSAGARDTPVVAVSSVSPVSGFDDLVAALDRHRETLDLPAHRAGRRRASALADFVAEHGEAGLRELGGPRAAEKVLAGQDDGADVASLVSALEAAR; from the coding sequence ATGGGGCCCTCAGGATCCGAGCTCGGCGCGCGCCTGCGCGACCGCGACCTGTCCGCGGCGCCGGCCGTCCTGAACCTGGTCGAGACCCAGACGCCGCAGGCCCGCGAGGAGGTCGCCGAGCTGCTGCGCGCCGTGGCGCCCGGGGCGCTGGGGGGCGAGGCGCCGGGCCACGTCGTCGGCGTCACCGGACCGCCGGGCGCGGGCAAGTCGTCGCTGCTGAGCGAGCTCGTGGCCGAGTGGCGCCGGCAGGGCCGGACGGTCGCCGTGCTGGCGGTCGACCCGTCGTCGCGACGCTCGGGCGGCTCGCTGCTGGGCGACCGCGCGCGGATCGCGTTCGACCCCGAGGACCGCGGGTGCTTCATCCGGTCGACCGCCGCGGGGCGGCGGCTGGGCGGGCTGGCGCCGGCGACGCGGGCCGCTGCCCACGCGCTCGCGGCCGCCTTCGACGTCGTGGTCATCGAGACCGTCGGCGTCGGCCAGTCCGAGACGGAGGTGGCCGACGTGGCCGACACCGTCGCCGTCGTCGTCCAGCCGGGCTCGGGCGACGCGCTGCAGTTCCTCAAGAGCGGGATCATGGAGGTGCCGGACGTGCTCGTCGTCACGAAGGCCGACCTGGGGCAGATCGCCCAGCGGGCGCGGCGCGACCTCCACGCCGCGCTGCGCTCCGCGGGCGCGCGCGACACGCCGGTGGTCGCGGTGTCGTCGGTCTCCCCCGTCTCCGGGTTCGACGACCTCGTCGCCGCGCTGGACCGCCACCGCGAGACCCTCGACCTGCCGGCCCATCGCGCGGGGCGGCGGCGCGCCAGCGCGCTGGCCGACTTCGTGGCCGAGCACGGCGAGGCGGGGCTGCGCGAGCTCGGCGGCCCGCGGGCGGCCGAGAAGGTGCTGGCCGGTCAGGACGACGGTGCCGACGTCGCCTCGCTCGTCAGCGCCCTGGAGGCGGCACGGTGA
- a CDS encoding LLM class flavin-dependent oxidoreductase, producing MSRGCFVSVGRSVDEALGRVRLVEELGYDQVFCTHINGAESLTMLTAYAAATERVRVGTGVVPIYTRTPATMAQTAATISALSGGRVVLGLGVSHRPVVEGWHGQTIDRPVSEMREYVAIVRAILRGEQPPAGEKWQTGFQLQRQLQAPDLPIYVAALSPRMLRLAGEVADGVMLWLCNPEYVREVVVPEVRKGREAAGRTMEGFDVVAAVPTARVEDPAQAHAAMRKDLLPYFSLPFYRAMLERSGFGDDLAAFDAAAPEGPEAMGNAISTRFLDVLCAIGDEDQVRAGIARYEEAGATTAAVGAIAKTDFEAALRAAAGA from the coding sequence ATGTCCCGCGGGTGCTTCGTCTCCGTCGGCCGCTCCGTGGACGAGGCCCTGGGCCGCGTCCGCCTGGTGGAGGAGCTCGGCTACGACCAGGTCTTCTGCACGCACATCAACGGCGCCGAGTCGCTGACGATGCTCACCGCCTACGCCGCGGCGACCGAGCGCGTGCGCGTGGGCACCGGCGTCGTGCCGATCTACACGCGCACGCCCGCGACGATGGCCCAGACGGCCGCGACGATCAGCGCGCTCAGCGGCGGGCGCGTCGTGCTGGGCCTCGGCGTCTCGCACCGTCCGGTGGTCGAGGGCTGGCACGGCCAGACGATCGACAGGCCGGTGTCCGAGATGCGCGAGTACGTCGCCATCGTGCGGGCGATCCTGCGCGGCGAGCAGCCGCCGGCCGGGGAGAAGTGGCAGACGGGGTTCCAGCTGCAGCGCCAGCTCCAGGCGCCCGACCTGCCGATCTACGTCGCGGCACTGTCGCCGCGGATGCTGCGCCTGGCCGGCGAGGTCGCCGACGGCGTGATGCTGTGGCTCTGCAACCCCGAGTACGTGCGCGAGGTCGTCGTGCCGGAGGTCCGCAAGGGCCGCGAGGCGGCGGGCAGGACGATGGAGGGCTTCGACGTCGTGGCCGCCGTCCCGACCGCCCGCGTCGAGGACCCGGCGCAGGCGCACGCCGCGATGCGCAAGGACCTGCTGCCGTACTTCTCGCTGCCGTTCTACCGGGCGATGCTCGAGCGCTCGGGCTTCGGCGACGACCTCGCGGCGTTCGACGCGGCGGCGCCGGAGGGCCCGGAGGCGATGGGCAACGCGATCTCGACGCGCTTCCTCGACGTCCTCTGCGCGATCGGCGACGAGGACCAGGTGCGGGCAGGCATCGCGCGCTACGAGGAGGCCGGAGCGACGACCGCCGCGGTCGGCGCGATCGCCAAGACGGACTTCGAGGCGGCCCTGCGGGCCGCCGCCGGGGCGTAG
- a CDS encoding DUF72 domain-containing protein, with amino-acid sequence MGRIVVGTSSWADPGFVAEWYPDGLPARDRLGFYAQRFEGVEVNSTWYALPGQRAVARWVDQTPEGFTFDWKLHRALSRHAAQVDALPADLRAAVDTTPKGRVRLDAVLEAELARRTLEAAAPLVEAGRLSSFLLQLSPAFAPGKHALDELDDLVAALAPHPVAVELRHRGWLGRDERERTLGWYEERGAVWVGVDAPQGKPATLLPPLDAVTDARLAYVRAHGRNLEGWVHGRSVAERFGHRYADDELRELVGRAQALSQEAQEVRLVFNNNRGSDAPVAAERARELLGQAVAA; translated from the coding sequence ATGGGCCGCATCGTCGTCGGCACCTCGAGCTGGGCGGACCCCGGCTTCGTCGCGGAGTGGTACCCCGACGGCCTGCCTGCCCGCGACCGGCTGGGCTTCTACGCGCAGCGCTTCGAGGGCGTCGAGGTCAACAGCACCTGGTACGCGCTGCCGGGCCAGCGGGCGGTCGCGCGGTGGGTCGACCAGACGCCCGAGGGCTTCACGTTCGACTGGAAGCTGCACCGCGCGCTGAGCCGCCACGCGGCGCAGGTCGACGCGCTGCCGGCCGACCTGCGCGCCGCGGTGGACACGACGCCGAAGGGCCGCGTCCGGCTCGACGCGGTGCTCGAGGCCGAGCTGGCGCGCCGCACGCTCGAGGCCGCGGCACCGCTGGTGGAGGCCGGCCGCCTGTCGTCGTTCCTGCTGCAGCTCTCGCCGGCGTTCGCGCCGGGCAAGCACGCGCTGGACGAGCTCGACGACCTCGTCGCGGCGCTCGCGCCCCATCCCGTCGCCGTCGAGCTGCGCCACCGCGGCTGGCTGGGACGCGACGAGCGCGAGCGGACGCTGGGCTGGTACGAGGAGCGCGGCGCGGTGTGGGTGGGCGTCGACGCGCCGCAGGGCAAGCCGGCGACGCTCCTGCCACCGCTCGACGCCGTCACGGACGCGCGCCTGGCGTACGTGCGCGCGCACGGGCGCAACCTCGAGGGCTGGGTCCACGGCCGCTCCGTGGCCGAGCGCTTCGGCCACCGCTACGCCGACGACGAGCTGCGCGAGCTGGTCGGCCGGGCGCAGGCGCTCTCGCAGGAGGCCCAGGAGGTCCGGCTCGTCTTCAACAACAACCGCGGCAGCGACGCGCCGGTCGCCGCCGAGCGTGCCCGCGAGCTGCTGGGACAGGCCGTCGCCGCCTAG
- the moaA gene encoding GTP 3',8-cyclase MoaA translates to MQRDALVDGHGRRIGDVRVSVTDRCNFRCQYCMPAEGLPWLDRDAVLTFEELTRLVGLLASMGVANVRLTGGEPLVRRDLPRLVGMLREVQGVEDLALTTNGYLLERDAAALVDAGVHRFNVSIDSLQQDRFYAMTRRDALPQVLRGLDALRAAGAGRIKVNAVALRGFTEQEVLPFAAFARERPFEVRFIEFMPLDADRAWKPEDVLTGAELRAIVEAEHGPLVEEEREPHATARVFRFADGAGRLGFVEPVSNPFCADCDRLRLTAEGALRTCLFSLRETDLRGPLRAGATDAELERLIRDAVWRKELKHRVNDPGFVQPERSMSAIGG, encoded by the coding sequence ATGCAGCGCGACGCCCTGGTGGACGGGCACGGCCGGCGGATCGGGGACGTCCGCGTCTCGGTCACCGACCGGTGCAACTTCCGCTGCCAGTACTGCATGCCGGCCGAGGGGCTGCCGTGGCTCGACCGCGACGCCGTCCTCACCTTCGAGGAGCTGACGCGCCTGGTCGGGCTGCTGGCGTCGATGGGCGTGGCCAACGTCCGGCTGACCGGCGGCGAGCCGCTCGTGCGCCGCGACCTGCCGCGCCTCGTGGGGATGCTGCGGGAGGTCCAGGGCGTCGAGGACCTGGCCCTGACGACCAACGGCTACCTGCTCGAGCGCGACGCCGCGGCGCTGGTCGACGCCGGCGTCCACCGCTTCAACGTCTCGATCGACTCGCTCCAGCAGGACCGCTTCTACGCGATGACGCGCCGCGACGCGCTCCCCCAGGTGCTCCGCGGGCTCGATGCGCTGCGCGCCGCCGGGGCAGGCCGGATCAAGGTCAACGCCGTCGCCCTGCGCGGCTTCACCGAGCAGGAGGTCCTCCCCTTCGCGGCCTTCGCGCGCGAGCGCCCGTTCGAGGTGCGCTTCATCGAGTTCATGCCGCTGGACGCCGATCGCGCCTGGAAGCCCGAGGACGTCCTCACCGGCGCGGAGCTCCGCGCGATCGTCGAGGCCGAGCACGGCCCACTGGTCGAGGAGGAGCGCGAGCCCCACGCGACGGCCCGCGTCTTCCGCTTCGCCGACGGCGCCGGGCGCCTGGGCTTCGTCGAGCCGGTCAGCAACCCGTTCTGCGCCGACTGCGACCGCCTGCGGCTCACCGCCGAGGGCGCGCTGCGCACGTGCCTGTTCTCCCTGCGCGAGACCGACCTGCGCGGCCCGCTGCGCGCCGGGGCCACGGACGCCGAGCTCGAGCGGCTCATCCGCGACGCGGTCTGGCGCAAGGAGCTCAAGCACCGGGTCAACGACCCGGGCTTCGTGCAGCCCGAGCGCTCGATGAGCGCCATCGGCGGCTGA
- a CDS encoding PilZ domain-containing protein codes for MAVTALLEPGLVVDLVLDGGWRRTATVSSVATDAIGLAPCGGPLSLPGQLRWCQAALEWRAGGAAARTDGILHTLEGGALSLAPIHAPERVQRRRFVRVQAEVPAAIVAPDFGRMLAQTVDLSVGGMLVSDAQTLEVGRRIRFALDLSGEVVAGDGEVVRGTAAGARGVRFDELPASAERALSRFVAERQRQKMALA; via the coding sequence GTGGCCGTGACCGCACTCCTCGAGCCCGGCCTGGTGGTGGACCTCGTCCTGGACGGCGGCTGGCGCCGCACCGCGACGGTCTCCTCCGTGGCCACCGACGCCATCGGCCTCGCCCCGTGCGGCGGGCCGCTCAGCCTCCCGGGCCAGCTGCGCTGGTGCCAGGCCGCCCTGGAGTGGCGCGCCGGCGGCGCCGCCGCCCGCACCGACGGCATCCTCCACACGCTGGAGGGCGGCGCGCTCAGCCTCGCGCCGATCCACGCCCCCGAGCGCGTCCAGCGCCGCCGCTTCGTCCGCGTGCAGGCCGAGGTGCCCGCCGCGATCGTCGCGCCGGACTTCGGCCGCATGCTCGCCCAGACCGTCGACCTCAGCGTCGGCGGCATGCTCGTCTCCGACGCCCAGACCCTCGAGGTCGGCCGGCGCATCCGCTTCGCGCTCGACCTGAGCGGCGAGGTCGTCGCCGGTGACGGCGAGGTCGTCCGCGGCACCGCCGCCGGCGCCCGCGGCGTGCGCTTCGACGAGCTCCCGGCGTCGGCCGAGCGCGCCCTCTCGCGCTTCGTGGCCGAGCGCCAGCGCCAGAAGATGGCGCTCGCCTAG
- a CDS encoding molybdenum cofactor guanylyltransferase, translating into MALGTARAPLGAVLAGGAGRRIGGDKAVVELHGRPLLHYALDVLSAVVDDVVVVAKRATRLPPVAGRADVWVEPDEPRHPLCGVVHAIKLARGRPVLLVAGDLPLLDQATLRALLRADAGGRAAAVVAQADGRLQPLCALYRPRALAGLEGFDATTRTQEVVAALDPVVVDLPDGRVLHNVNAPEDLLHASALMPPPARGTRRRGPIRG; encoded by the coding sequence ATGGCCCTCGGCACGGCGCGCGCACCGCTGGGCGCGGTCCTCGCCGGGGGCGCAGGACGCCGCATCGGTGGGGACAAGGCCGTGGTCGAGCTCCACGGGCGGCCGCTGCTGCACTACGCGCTGGACGTGCTGTCAGCCGTCGTCGACGACGTGGTCGTCGTGGCCAAGCGCGCGACCCGCCTGCCGCCGGTGGCCGGGCGCGCCGACGTGTGGGTCGAGCCCGACGAGCCGCGCCATCCGCTCTGCGGCGTGGTGCACGCGATCAAGCTCGCCCGGGGCCGTCCGGTCCTGCTGGTGGCGGGGGACCTGCCGCTGCTCGACCAAGCCACGCTGCGGGCGCTGCTGCGTGCCGACGCGGGCGGACGGGCGGCGGCGGTGGTGGCCCAGGCCGACGGGCGCCTGCAGCCGCTCTGCGCGCTCTACCGCCCGCGGGCGCTGGCGGGGCTCGAGGGCTTCGACGCGACGACGCGCACCCAGGAGGTGGTGGCGGCGCTGGACCCGGTCGTCGTCGACCTGCCCGACGGCCGGGTACTGCACAACGTCAACGCGCCGGAGGACCTCCTGCACGCCTCCGCGCTCATGCCGCCGCCGGCGCGGGGAACGCGCCGGCGGGGCCCGATCCGGGGGTAG